The genomic region GGCAAACGTTTAGACTGATTACCTATCAAGGAGTACGCTTTCATGCCAGATCCGACCATAGCAAAACGCGGGCCTTATCCGGTAACTGTCGTCAAAGGTAAAAACTATTACTGGTGTGCCTGCGGCAACAGCAAAAATCAACCGTTCTGCGACGGCTCACATAAAGGCGGCCCGTTCGAGCCATTGCTCTACACGGCGGAAGAAAACGAGGTGCTGTATTTCTGTGGCTGCAAGCACAGCAAAGACCAGCCTTTCTGCGACAGCTCGCATCATCGACTTGGCGGTTGCTGACTCCAATGGTGGTGAAACTGAAACGGCCCAGCAGGGCCGTTTCAGTTTCAGTCCTCGCCGACAACCTTCACTCTTTCATCGGCATCGACATATCTTTGCGCCAGCGATAGATCTCGTAGTGCACGGCTTCGAAATTATTCATCCAATCGTTGAGCAATGTGGTGGCCTTCTTTTCCGAGCCAAGATGCTTGGCCAGCATTTCACTGAACGATTGCTCAGACGAAGCCATACCCGCATAGTTCTTGTACGGCACCACCAGGGATAGTCCTGGTTTGCCATTGACGGTTGAATCCCAAGCCCAGTAGTAAGGCCATTTCATTGCTTTCGCTGCATCGCTCAACGTCTTCTTGGTTCGTTCCAGTGACTGGTGGCTGCCCATCTTCGGAACATAGTGCGAGATACCGACCATGGCAAATTCATGCTCGCCTTCGGGCCAGTGGCTGTTGGCCATATCCACGCGGGCGAAATGATGCTCATAACCCTTGACCAATTGATCAACATTGGCGCGCCAATCGTCCATGATCTTTGATTCGGTTACCCACTGTTCGTAGCGATCCAGTTCGTCCCATGCGAAGCAACAATAACGGACATAGTAATGACGTAGTTCATCGCCGGTGACGGCCGTCCAAGTTTGCCATGCGCGCGGATCGCCACTTTCTTTGCGATTATCCAAGTGCAGCTTGAACGCCGTTTCAAAGGCGAGCGCTTTTCCACGCTCGATTTTCATTACCCATATTTCGGAGAGATTAGCGTCACTATCTTTCTCGGCGGCAACGCTGAGTGATGCTAGCGGCAACGCCACAGCCAAAATAGCACTCAGGAATAATGGACATTTCATGTTCGGCTCCTTCGATGATTGAGGGGGGAAAGGAGCGCGACGGGTACCACTCAGATCAAATGCGATTAATCCTCCTCGCCACGCTGATAGCGTTTCTGCAGTTCCTGTTGAAGATGGGGCGGCACGGTGTCGTAGTGGCTGAATTGAAGCTCCAGCGAACCGTCACCACCACTCAGGGATTTCAGCCTGAGCTGAAACGTCGGCAATTCTCCCATCGGTAGTTTTGCAAACACTTTACTGCGCTCGGCACCATTGCTGTCAGTGCCGGTGATCATGCCGCGATGTGAGCTGAGTTCGCTAGTGATGTCGCCGAGTTTCTGGCCTTCGATGTCAATGCTCAAGCTGGCTATCGGTTCCAGTATCACCGGTTTCGCTTTATCGATGGCATCCAGCATTGCCTTCTTGCCGGCAGCGATAAACGCTACTTCTTTCGAGTCGACTGAGTGATGTTTGCCGTCATAAACAATAACCCGCAAATCCTGCAATGGATAACCGGCAATGGCGCCGGTTTCACAAATTTCGCGCACGCCTTTTTCTACGGCCGGTAGAAATTGGAATGGAATGGCGCCGCCAACGACCTTGTCGACAAACTCAAAACCACTACCGCGTGGCAAGGGTTCAACGCGCAAATACACTTCACCAAACTGGCCGGCACCACCGGTTTGTTTTTTGTGCCGGGCATGGCCTTCGGCATGGGCGGTAATGGTTTCCCGATAGGCCACCGATGGCGTGTGAGTGTGAAATTCGGCATTGAAGCGTTGCTGCATTTTTTCCAGCGCGATTTTCAAGTGGAATTCGCCAATGCCGTGCAGCACGGTTTCGTTTTGTTGACGCCGGTGTTCGAGCCGCAGGCTGGGATCTTCCGCAGTGATTTTATGCAGCGCATCGGACAGCCGCGCTTCATCGCCATGCTTCAACGGCGTCAATGCCAAACCGTGCTGTGCCGACGGCAGTGGCATCGGTTGCAAGTGATGATGATCTTCCTCGTGCGAGTCGTGCACGACCGCGTTGTAACTTAAGTCATCGACTTTGCTGATGGCGACTATATCGCCAGGCATTGCCTGCGGAATCTCGGTGGTTTGTTTGCCTTGCACATCGAGCAAATGGGCCAGTTTGAATGGTTTGCGGGCATCGCCGATAAACAGCGACTGACCAGTGCTGAACACGCCCTGATGTACGCGCAACCAGGCAATGCGGCCGACGTACGGGTCGATGCTGACATGAAAAACATGCGCAAGCGCATGTTTGTCTTTGTCCGGGAGCACCGTTATCGGCTTGGCTTGAGCGCCTTCGCCTTTCAGGAATAACGGCGGGTTGGCCTCAATGGGGTTCGGAGCCAACTCCGCGAAAATCGTTAACATTTCGTCGAGCCCGGCGCCGGTGCGAGCGCTGGTGAACAACACTGGCACACAATGGCCTTCGCGCAGCGCTTGCTCAAAGGCATCGTGCAATTGCTCCGGTGTCAGCGTTTCGCCTTGTTCCAGATAGCGCGACATCAGCGCTTCGTCGAGCTCGACAATCTGGTCGATGATCGCTTCATGCGCGGCATCGACATCACCCACATCGGTCGCGACTTTTTTCGGCGCGAAATAGCAGTCGATGACTTGCTCGCCGCCATACGCCGGCAGATTGATCGGCAAACAGTGTTTGCCGAGCCGCTGCTCAATGCTGTGCAGCAAGGCCGGCAATTGCTCGGCATGACCGTCGATTTTGTTGATCACCAGAAAGCAATCGAGGCCGCGATCGCGCGCTGCCTGATACAGGCGCTCGGTAGCGGTATCGAGCCCGGCATTGGCGGCAACCACAATGAACGCCGATTCCACTGCCGTCAGCACACTGAGGCTGCGGCCATGCAGTTCCGGGTATCCTGGGGTATCAACGATATGCAGTTCGATATCGTTGTAGGTGGTGTGACAGAGCGCCGGTTCCAGCGAATGGCCGGAGGCTTTCTCCATCGGGTCGAAGTCGCAGACGGTGTTGCCCTGCTCGACAGTACCAGCGTTATTGATGGCGCCGGTACGTAGCAACAATTGCTCAACGAGGGTGGTTTTGCCGCTGGCCGCGTTGCCGATGAACGCGATATTGCGGATTTCCGAAATGGGTTTGCCGGCCATACCTGTCCTCCCAATATTCTGGAATGCGGGTACGGCCCAACCCCGAGCGATAAACGAGTATAGGCCAATTCAGCTTCTCGGGTCGGCGGACCACCAGCGGCTCTGAATTTGAGGTAGGTACGTACGATTCGGTTCGTTCGACGATTGCGGCTACAATAGCGGCACTTTGTCTCCGATGATTCCCATGCCATGAATGCCAATGATTTGAAACGCCAAGCCGCGCTGGCCGCGCTGGCCTATGTCGAAGAAGACACCATCCTCGGGGTCGGCACCGGCAGCACGACCAATTGTTTTATCGATTTGCTGGCCGAGAAAGGCATACGGCTGAAAGCCTGCGTCAGCAGCTCGAAAGCCACCGAACAGCGCCTGCGCGATCATGGCTATGAAGTGATCGACTTGAATCAGGCCGGCACCATTCCGCTTTATGTCGATGGCGCCGATGAAACCGATGCCAAACGCCAGTTGATCAAAGGCGGTGGTGCGGCACTGACTCGCGAGAAAATTTGCGCCGCCGCGGCGCAGCAATTCGTCTGCATTGTCGATCAGAGCAAGCTGGTGCCGCAGCTTGGCAAGTTTCCGTTGCCGGTCGAAGTGATTCCGATGGCGCGCTCACTGGTGGCGCGCGAACTGGTCAAGCTCGGCGGCGATCCGGTCTATCGCGAAGGCGTCACCACCGATAACGGCAATGTCATTCTCGACGTCTGGCATCTGGATATCACCGACGCGAAAGCGCTGGAGCAGAAAATCAACAATCTGCCTGGTGTCGTCACCAATGGTTTATTTGCGCTGCGTCCAGCCGACCGGGTGTTGATTGCCCGTCCGGACCGTATCGATACGTTGTAAGGCGGAAATGGATTTTCCCGAACTGCTGACCGAACGCCTGCGGCTGCGGCCATTTCGCGAAAGCGATTTGCCGGTGTTCGCGGCCTATCGCTGCGACAAGGCGCTGTGCCGCTACCAAAGCTGGGACACGTTCGATGATGCCCAGGTGCAGAACTTCTGGCAGCAGCAGAAAGCGCTGCCATTCGGCCAGCTCGGTAGCTGGTATCAAATCGCCATCGCTGAGCGTGCATCGGATCGGATGCTTGGCGATTGCGCCGTGCATTTTCTGGCCGCCGATGAAGTCGAGCTGGGTTTTACGTTGCCATTCGCCTTGCAAGGCAAGGGTTACATGACCGAAGCATTGACCGGGCTGCGTGAGCAACTGGGCAAGCAGCTTGGCATTCGCTCGCTGCTGGCCTATACCGATCTGCGCAACACGCCTTCACAGCGCCTGCTGGAGCGTCTCGGTTTTATCCGCGAGAGGGTTATCGAAAGGGCCGGTTTTTACAAAGGCGAATGGTGCGACGACGCCTTGTACCGCTGGCCGGCCACATCGGCAGCGGAACCGGAACACCCGTAGCAGCGAGAATTGCTATACTCGCGCCAAAACACCGTTGGCGGTGTCGAATCAGTTTGGAGCCCTGTTGGCAATTGCTCAAGCGTGACGAAATGCGCAAATCGACGCGCCGATAGTCCGATTCAGAGCAGTCCACACAAGGGTTTCACGCCCGGTTCAGGCCAAGGTTGGCAATCTGAGCGCCTGTTTTTTTCGCTCACAGACAAGGATGAAGCATGAATCGCCTTCTTTTTCCATTATTCGCCCTGTGTTTCTCCGCGCAAATTGCTGCCGATGCCGCTGGCAACGCGTTGGCACAACAGGTGCGCGACCGTCCAACCGGCAAAGACAGTTTCACCCAGGGCAGCATGGTGCTGCTGGAACCGGGCCGGGCACCACGAGTGCGCAAGATGCACACCTATCAGCTGGAGCCGAGTGAGAACGCACAATGGACGCTGATTCGCTTCACCGACCCGGCCGATATTGCCGACACCGGTTTGCTGACGCTCGATCACGCCAGCGGCGAAACTGATCAATGGGTCTACCTGCCAGCGGTGCGTAAAGCCCGGCGCATTCCCTCGGAACGGCGTGGCGGCAACTTTGTCGGTTCCGATTTGATTTACGAAGATTTGCGCGACCGCAAAGTCGAGGTCGATGAACATCTGATCATTGGTGAAGAAGCCATCGAAGGCCAGATGTGCAAGGTGCTGCAAAGCATTCCGAAAGACAAATCCTCATCGGAATACAGCAAGCGCGTCAGCTGGGTGCATCCGCAAACCTTGGTGGCCTTGCGTGCCGAGGTCTATGCCGGTGGCGACAAACCGATCAAGCGGCTGGAAGTGCGCAAGCTGCAAAAAATTCAAAACTATTGGACGGTCATGGAACTGGCCGTTACCGATCTGAAAAGCGGTCACAGCACGCGCATATTGGCCGACACGGTGCGCTACGACATCGGCTTGCCGGAGCAGATGTTCACGGTCAACGTGCTCGAAGATCCGTTGCAAGAAGCCAGCTTCTACACCCCCTAAATGCGCACCCTTGCACTCACGCTTTCACTGTTGCTGACCAGCTTCGCGCTGGTCAATTCGGCAACGGCCAGTGAGCTGATCGATCACGGCCGTTTTGATCGCTACAACGACGCGATGCAGACAGCCGAGAACCTGCGCGCCGAAGGCCGGCAAATCACCGTCTTTCGTGAACCGGTTACGCGTGACGGTTTCGCCGTGCAATTGCCGTACTATCAGCTTTATATCGCCGCTGAATGGGCCGCCATGCGTTTGCAACGTGAAGGCTTTCAGGCCTGGGTCATTCCCAAACCGGAATCGCTTGGCTATGTCATTCAGGTCGATATTGTGCCGACCCGAGAACAAGTCGCCGACGTTCGTCAGCGGCTCGATTTGCTCGGCCATCGCAATATTCGCGTCCGCCCTATACGCTGGAAAAGCTATCAGTATTTCGTACAGGAAACCCGGCTCGAAGGCATGCCGGAAGCGATTGTCGAAGCACCGGATGCACCAAAACCAGCGCCTGAGCAACCGGAAGTCGAAAGTTTCACGTTCGGCGATGACAGTGTGCTGACGTTCGGCAAACAAACCGATTACGACACCTTGTTGGTACAGCAAGACAAAGATCCGTCACTGCGTAACCAAGGTTTTGAGGTCGATGATTTCCGCGCCGAGTTCGGCTTTCTCGACGCCAAAACTGGTGGCCTGGTCGACAGCAGTCATTACGGTCTGATTTCGATGGGCTACCGGTTTGTTTCCGAAAGCGGCTTCGACGGCCGTATTGGTTTGCGCGTTGACGCGGTAAGGCAAGCGCCAGAACGCGCTGTGCGCGAAGCTGAAGTGGATTACGGCGAAAGTTTTTTGCGCTATCGCGCTGGCGATCACAAGTACACCGTTGGTGCGCAAGTCATCAACTGGGGCGTGCTCGATGAGCTGGCGCCGGGCAATGTGCTCGCCACACAAGATCTGACGCGCTATACACTTGATGATCTGACGCGTCGCTATCGCGCGACGCCGCTGCTGCGTTACGAAGGCTGGTTCGATCGCTGGAAAGTGGATGTGATCGGCTTGCCATTGTTCCGCGCCGCTGAATTGCCGGAACCGGACAGCATCTGGTTTCCGATTGATTCAGTAACTGGCCGTATCATCGGTTTGCCAAACGATCCGCTGCTGGCTGCGCTGGTGCAGAACTCAACATTTGAAACGGATATTGAGGACGATCATGGCGGTGGCGGCTTGCGTGTTTCCCATCAGGGTCGCGGTTGGGATTTTGGTTTCTCGGTGCAGCATGTGCGCCATTCGCTGCCGTATTTTGAACTGAATCCTGATGTACGGCTGGCGCTGCTGACCGGCACACCGCCAAATATTGCACCGACCGTTACGGCCTCACCAACTTTCCAAGCGATTCATCCGTTTACCGATGTCGTGTCACTGGATTTCGCTACCGTTTGGGGCGATACCACTTGGCGTGCGGAAGTGGCCTATCTTTCCGATGTGCCGGTCACGACACCGGATTTGCGTGTCGTGTATGCGCCATCAGCACAAATCGGTTTCGGCATGGAAATGTTCCCTGGTGACGCCAACAATCGCTTGAGCATGCAAGCGGGCTTTACTCATCTGGAGCCTGATGAACCGATACTCGACCGCGAACAAACGGCGTATATCTCCGGCGAATTCGAATGGTTGTTCGCGCGCGAAGCCTGGCGCTTACGCACGCGGTTTTTGAGCACCTGGTCCGAAGAAGGCACCGATTACTATTTGAATCCGGAGCTCGCTTATATTCGAGTTGAGCCCGACGAGTTTTATATTGGCGTGCATATTTTTGAAGGCGACGAAGGCACGCCCGGCGACTATCACAATGAACACGATATGTTCGTGCTCGGCTGGAGGACACGCTATTGATCCGCTTGCTGCCGTGGAAGTGGGCTCTGGCCTTGATGGCGCTGTTATTTCTGATCCCTGGCGCCTTGCTGGTGCGCCTGCAAATCAATAATTCGCCGGAAATTTATCTGCCGGAATCGGCGCCGTCGGTACAACTGCAAAACGAATTGCGACAAAGCTTTCCCGACTGGCAGGTGCTGGTGTTCCTGTTCGAGCCGCCGGAAGTTTTCGACGCGCAATTTCTCCACCGCTTTGAGCTATTGGCGCAGGAAATGTTGCGCGATGAGCGCGTTGAACGCATCAACCGCTTAACCAAATTTGAGAGAATCGAGCGCACCGTCGACGGCTTTCAAGTGCGCGAACTGATCGACGTCGAAAAGGAGCAACCGGCGGCCGCCTGGCGTCAGGAAACCATGGCCGATCCGTTTGCGCCGGGTTTTGTGGTCGGCCGTGAAGGCCAGGCGCTGGCGATGATCATCCGGCCGGTGCGCATGCCGGATTCGCCAGCCCGTTTGCAGTTTGTTCAGGACATGCGATCACTGGTCGAAAAGCATCAGCTTGAACAGGCGTTGACCGGCACCGCCGGACAAATCGCTGTCGATGTTGAACAGTTCCGCTCAATGTTGCGCGATAACCTGCGCTTTGTGCCGGCCACCGTGATCACCGGTTTGATTTTGATCTGGTGGTTGTTCCGGCGTTGGGTAGCGATGCTGGCCGTCGCGGCGGTGATGAGCACCGCCGCGCAGGCGGCGTTGGCGGTGTTGGTCATTGCCGGTCAGCCGTTCACCCTGGTGGCGGCCATTCTGCCGCCATTCATGTCGGCGATCAGTCTGGCGTTCATGGTGCATTTTTTTGGCCGCTTGCAATGGCTGTCGCGCACGGCACTGACTCCTGAGCAACGCGTACGCGCCGCTGCCGAGCATGTGTTCAAACCAAGTTTGTTCGCCGCGCTGACCACCGCTGGTGGTTTATCATCACTGGCCGTCAGCACGATACAACCGGTCGAATGGTTTGGCATTGCCGGTGCCGTGGCAACTTTGGTGTTGTTCGTCACGGTAAATTACCTATTGCCGCCGGTGTTGGCTCGCTTCGATCACAAACCCTGGCCGAAAGAGCCACCAAACACCGTCGCCTTGAAAGTGATGACAATACGGGGGGCAAAATTTGCTTGCCGTCATGCACTGGCGATTACCTTGTCTACCATCGTGATCATCGCACTCTGTGTGCCGCTGGTGATGAAAGTCAAAACTGAAACCAACATCTACCATTTCTTCGAAGACGACCATCCGATCAACGAAGTCACCCACAAGGTCGAAGAAAAGCTGTCCGGCGTCATGCCGCTCGATGTTATTTTCACGGCGCCGAATCGCGATGATCTGAAAGAGCCAGCCGCGCTGCAATACATCGCCGACTTTCAGGCGTTTGCCGCCAGCCAACCGGAAGTCAATTACCACTTGTCGATGGTCGATATCCTGAAAGAAATGCACTGGGCCTTTCAGGAAACGGAGACCGAACGGCGCAGCATTCCAGACAATCGACAATTGATCGCGCAGTACATGCTGATTTACGACGGCAAAGATATTTATGATCTGGTCAATCGTGATTTCAATGTCGCCCGACTTTCCTTGGCGTTAACGACACACAGCACCAGCGACATCCGCGCCGTCATGCAGCGTTTCGAGCAATGGCTGGCGGAACACCCCAACCCGAATTTGAGTGTGGAGTTTGCTTCTGAAGCACGCTTGTTCACCGATCAGGAACGTTTGCTGGTGCAAGGTCAGGTCGATGGCCTGTACGCCTCGCTCGGCATGATCTTTATTTTCTTTGTCTTGATGTGGCGCTCGATTCCAATCTCGATCATGGCAATGTTGCCAAACATGGCTCCGATATTTTTTGTGTTCGCCATCATGGGGGCGACCGGCATTCCGCTCGATATGGCAACCGCATTGATTGCCGGTGTCGCGCTTGGTGTTGCCGTCGATGACACCATTCACTTTGTCGAAAATTATCGAGAGCAACTGACGCACGGTCGCGCACATGCCAGTGCGATTCTGCACTGCATGGCCGAAAGCGGCAAAGCTTGTACCATCAATACACTGATCATCTCGACACAGTTCCTGTTGCTGCTCAGTTCGGATTTCGTGCCGACTCGCTACTTCGGTTTGATGACGGCATTGGGCTTGTTGGCGGCGGCCGTTTTCGATCTGTTGTTGCTGCCGGCGCTGCTAACGCTGATGTCCCGCAATCGTGTCACGCGGCGCTTGCTGATAGGCAGCGCGGCGTGAAGCGCGAGCAATGATAAACCTGAAAGTTCGGTTATCTGGCTGGCGAGCAACACCGACGAGCGAGTCTTCGCTCGCAGCCTCCTCTCCCACGAGGGGAGAAGGAGTAAAGCCTGTTCATCCTGAATGATTCGGCAAATCGTTTGCAGAATGGCTTCCAGAAAACATTCCATTCAGACGATGAAATGACCGGCCAGGGTTGTGGATATCTTCGAAAAAAAATGGGCGAGGCGGTAATGTTTCAACTCAAAATGAATGT from Permianibacter aggregans harbors:
- a CDS encoding CDGSH iron-sulfur domain-containing protein is translated as MPDPTIAKRGPYPVTVVKGKNYYWCACGNSKNQPFCDGSHKGGPFEPLLYTAEENEVLYFCGCKHSKDQPFCDSSHHRLGGC
- the fusA gene encoding elongation factor G; translation: MAGKPISEIRNIAFIGNAASGKTTLVEQLLLRTGAINNAGTVEQGNTVCDFDPMEKASGHSLEPALCHTTYNDIELHIVDTPGYPELHGRSLSVLTAVESAFIVVAANAGLDTATERLYQAARDRGLDCFLVINKIDGHAEQLPALLHSIEQRLGKHCLPINLPAYGGEQVIDCYFAPKKVATDVGDVDAAHEAIIDQIVELDEALMSRYLEQGETLTPEQLHDAFEQALREGHCVPVLFTSARTGAGLDEMLTIFAELAPNPIEANPPLFLKGEGAQAKPITVLPDKDKHALAHVFHVSIDPYVGRIAWLRVHQGVFSTGQSLFIGDARKPFKLAHLLDVQGKQTTEIPQAMPGDIVAISKVDDLSYNAVVHDSHEEDHHHLQPMPLPSAQHGLALTPLKHGDEARLSDALHKITAEDPSLRLEHRRQQNETVLHGIGEFHLKIALEKMQQRFNAEFHTHTPSVAYRETITAHAEGHARHKKQTGGAGQFGEVYLRVEPLPRGSGFEFVDKVVGGAIPFQFLPAVEKGVREICETGAIAGYPLQDLRVIVYDGKHHSVDSKEVAFIAAGKKAMLDAIDKAKPVILEPIASLSIDIEGQKLGDITSELSSHRGMITGTDSNGAERSKVFAKLPMGELPTFQLRLKSLSGGDGSLELQFSHYDTVPPHLQQELQKRYQRGEED
- the rpiA gene encoding ribose-5-phosphate isomerase RpiA, which codes for MNANDLKRQAALAALAYVEEDTILGVGTGSTTNCFIDLLAEKGIRLKACVSSSKATEQRLRDHGYEVIDLNQAGTIPLYVDGADETDAKRQLIKGGGAALTREKICAAAAQQFVCIVDQSKLVPQLGKFPLPVEVIPMARSLVARELVKLGGDPVYREGVTTDNGNVILDVWHLDITDAKALEQKINNLPGVVTNGLFALRPADRVLIARPDRIDTL
- a CDS encoding GNAT family N-acetyltransferase; translation: MDFPELLTERLRLRPFRESDLPVFAAYRCDKALCRYQSWDTFDDAQVQNFWQQQKALPFGQLGSWYQIAIAERASDRMLGDCAVHFLAADEVELGFTLPFALQGKGYMTEALTGLREQLGKQLGIRSLLAYTDLRNTPSQRLLERLGFIRERVIERAGFYKGEWCDDALYRWPATSAAEPEHP
- a CDS encoding outer membrane lipoprotein-sorting protein: MNRLLFPLFALCFSAQIAADAAGNALAQQVRDRPTGKDSFTQGSMVLLEPGRAPRVRKMHTYQLEPSENAQWTLIRFTDPADIADTGLLTLDHASGETDQWVYLPAVRKARRIPSERRGGNFVGSDLIYEDLRDRKVEVDEHLIIGEEAIEGQMCKVLQSIPKDKSSSEYSKRVSWVHPQTLVALRAEVYAGGDKPIKRLEVRKLQKIQNYWTVMELAVTDLKSGHSTRILADTVRYDIGLPEQMFTVNVLEDPLQEASFYTP
- a CDS encoding DUF1302 family protein, producing the protein MRTLALTLSLLLTSFALVNSATASELIDHGRFDRYNDAMQTAENLRAEGRQITVFREPVTRDGFAVQLPYYQLYIAAEWAAMRLQREGFQAWVIPKPESLGYVIQVDIVPTREQVADVRQRLDLLGHRNIRVRPIRWKSYQYFVQETRLEGMPEAIVEAPDAPKPAPEQPEVESFTFGDDSVLTFGKQTDYDTLLVQQDKDPSLRNQGFEVDDFRAEFGFLDAKTGGLVDSSHYGLISMGYRFVSESGFDGRIGLRVDAVRQAPERAVREAEVDYGESFLRYRAGDHKYTVGAQVINWGVLDELAPGNVLATQDLTRYTLDDLTRRYRATPLLRYEGWFDRWKVDVIGLPLFRAAELPEPDSIWFPIDSVTGRIIGLPNDPLLAALVQNSTFETDIEDDHGGGGLRVSHQGRGWDFGFSVQHVRHSLPYFELNPDVRLALLTGTPPNIAPTVTASPTFQAIHPFTDVVSLDFATVWGDTTWRAEVAYLSDVPVTTPDLRVVYAPSAQIGFGMEMFPGDANNRLSMQAGFTHLEPDEPILDREQTAYISGEFEWLFAREAWRLRTRFLSTWSEEGTDYYLNPELAYIRVEPDEFYIGVHIFEGDEGTPGDYHNEHDMFVLGWRTRY
- a CDS encoding efflux RND transporter permease subunit encodes the protein MIRLLPWKWALALMALLFLIPGALLVRLQINNSPEIYLPESAPSVQLQNELRQSFPDWQVLVFLFEPPEVFDAQFLHRFELLAQEMLRDERVERINRLTKFERIERTVDGFQVRELIDVEKEQPAAAWRQETMADPFAPGFVVGREGQALAMIIRPVRMPDSPARLQFVQDMRSLVEKHQLEQALTGTAGQIAVDVEQFRSMLRDNLRFVPATVITGLILIWWLFRRWVAMLAVAAVMSTAAQAALAVLVIAGQPFTLVAAILPPFMSAISLAFMVHFFGRLQWLSRTALTPEQRVRAAAEHVFKPSLFAALTTAGGLSSLAVSTIQPVEWFGIAGAVATLVLFVTVNYLLPPVLARFDHKPWPKEPPNTVALKVMTIRGAKFACRHALAITLSTIVIIALCVPLVMKVKTETNIYHFFEDDHPINEVTHKVEEKLSGVMPLDVIFTAPNRDDLKEPAALQYIADFQAFAASQPEVNYHLSMVDILKEMHWAFQETETERRSIPDNRQLIAQYMLIYDGKDIYDLVNRDFNVARLSLALTTHSTSDIRAVMQRFEQWLAEHPNPNLSVEFASEARLFTDQERLLVQGQVDGLYASLGMIFIFFVLMWRSIPISIMAMLPNMAPIFFVFAIMGATGIPLDMATALIAGVALGVAVDDTIHFVENYREQLTHGRAHASAILHCMAESGKACTINTLIISTQFLLLLSSDFVPTRYFGLMTALGLLAAAVFDLLLLPALLTLMSRNRVTRRLLIGSAA